The following are from one region of the Marinomonas sp. CT5 genome:
- a CDS encoding NUDIX domain-containing protein, with protein sequence MELIRSVAWLHVENGKVLCVRTKGKDKFYIPGGKIDQGESAKAALIREIQEELGVSLDENSIVPATTIVAAAHGFSSDQKVEMQCFYAQYRGVIAKHSEIEEIRWVQDDFPLICAPAAQMAITFLAQLDKISVGQV encoded by the coding sequence GTGGAATTAATTAGAAGTGTCGCTTGGTTACATGTAGAGAATGGCAAAGTGCTATGTGTTAGAACAAAGGGAAAGGATAAGTTTTATATACCTGGCGGAAAGATTGACCAAGGAGAGTCAGCTAAAGCGGCATTGATTCGAGAAATACAGGAAGAGCTTGGAGTGTCTTTAGATGAAAACTCTATTGTACCTGCTACAACCATTGTCGCAGCGGCGCATGGTTTCAGCTCAGATCAAAAGGTTGAAATGCAGTGCTTCTACGCACAATATAGAGGTGTTATTGCTAAGCACTCAGAGATCGAAGAAATACGTTGGGTGCAAGATGACTTTCCATTAATTTGTGCTCCTGCCGCCCAAATGGCGATAACATTTTTGGCACAATTGGATAAGATTTCTGTAGGACAAGTCTAG
- a CDS encoding DUF1801 domain-containing protein, protein MVKDVKGRFDEYPDIVRVRLNQVRELVFEIVTDLALGKVEESLKWGEPSYRVKTGSPFRMDWKPKSPNHFYLFFHCQTKLVDTFRELYGDVLEFQGNRAIVLSLSEPLPEASIKHCLELALTYQDRKHLPLLGA, encoded by the coding sequence ATGGTCAAGGACGTTAAAGGTCGTTTTGATGAGTATCCTGACATTGTTCGTGTACGATTGAATCAGGTGAGAGAGTTGGTCTTTGAAATTGTTACTGATTTGGCTTTGGGGAAAGTGGAAGAATCTCTTAAGTGGGGGGAGCCAAGTTATCGTGTCAAAACAGGTTCTCCATTTAGGATGGATTGGAAGCCTAAGTCACCGAATCATTTCTATCTCTTTTTTCATTGCCAAACGAAATTAGTGGATACATTTCGAGAGCTGTATGGCGATGTGCTGGAGTTTCAAGGTAATAGAGCGATTGTATTGTCATTATCTGAGCCATTGCCCGAAGCAAGCATTAAGCATTGTTTAGAGCTTGCTTTAACTTATCAAGATCGTAAACATTTACCTCTGCTTGGCGCATGA
- a CDS encoding ClbS/DfsB family four-helix bundle protein, which yields MSSIPRNKDELELAINSIFPKLMSDYRAVPANEVRKLGIEGNVKGSIISVSDTLAYLIGWGQLVLKWHRLKSQNQPVDFPETGYKWNQLGLLAESFHQKYCDWKYEDLLVEFESTVSEVFLLIASLSDHDLYGVPWYEQWTLGRMIQLNTLSPMKNMRTKVRRFNREFI from the coding sequence TTGTCTTCTATTCCAAGAAATAAAGATGAGTTGGAGTTAGCCATAAACTCAATATTTCCAAAACTTATGTCAGACTATCGTGCAGTTCCTGCAAACGAAGTACGCAAACTTGGGATAGAGGGAAATGTAAAAGGGAGTATCATAAGTGTGAGTGATACGCTGGCGTACTTGATCGGTTGGGGGCAACTTGTACTTAAATGGCATCGTTTGAAGTCTCAAAATCAGCCTGTTGATTTCCCTGAAACCGGTTATAAATGGAACCAACTCGGTTTGCTTGCCGAAAGCTTTCATCAGAAATATTGTGACTGGAAATATGAGGATTTACTTGTTGAGTTTGAATCTACGGTTAGTGAGGTATTTTTACTCATTGCATCTTTAAGTGATCATGATTTGTATGGGGTGCCGTGGTATGAACAATGGACTTTAGGTCGCATGATTCAATTGAATACTTTATCACCCATGAAGAACATGCGAACAAAGGTTCGGCGTTTCAACCGAGAATTTATCTAA
- a CDS encoding GNAT family protein, which produces MFILDVEDDLQLALVEPSFAPLYFDIVSKQRDYLGQWLAWPPHAGDEAFFLKFIKKSLHDYADGKSLVCAMFYQNELVGNIGFNEINHDLQTVEIGYWLAHDYQGKGIVSKSVAKLIEFAFIELKMQKVQISAAVDNLPSRAVCERLGFQLEGILTRAENLNGRVVDHAVYGLSFETWKTI; this is translated from the coding sequence ATGTTTATACTGGACGTTGAAGACGACTTACAACTGGCTTTGGTTGAGCCAAGTTTTGCGCCCTTGTATTTTGATATTGTTTCAAAGCAGCGTGATTATTTGGGACAGTGGCTTGCTTGGCCGCCCCATGCTGGGGATGAGGCGTTTTTCCTGAAGTTCATCAAAAAATCTCTGCATGATTATGCGGATGGCAAGTCTCTTGTCTGTGCCATGTTTTACCAAAATGAGCTGGTTGGGAATATTGGATTCAATGAGATAAACCATGATTTGCAGACAGTGGAAATAGGCTATTGGCTTGCCCATGATTACCAAGGAAAGGGAATTGTGAGCAAGTCTGTTGCAAAATTGATTGAGTTCGCTTTCATAGAACTCAAGATGCAAAAAGTGCAAATTTCAGCGGCAGTGGACAACCTTCCCAGTCGAGCTGTGTGCGAGCGACTTGGCTTTCAGTTGGAAGGTATTTTGACTCGGGCTGAGAATCTAAACGGCAGGGTTGTTGATCATGCGGTTTATGGTCTTAGTTTTGAAACTTGGAAGACAATATAG